A genomic region of Bacteroidota bacterium contains the following coding sequences:
- a CDS encoding nucleotide exchange factor GrpE, producing the protein MTSEKEKDNPKDLKEKDHEIHQGSTGNLKSKKKQTREKELQENIEKLNDKYLRLYADFENYRKRVLKEKIEYSHVASADVIASLLPVLDDFDRALTLSETAESVDAIREGEIIIYNKLKSILEQKGLQEMVSNGQPFTTDFHEAITSIPAPSDDMKGKVIDQTEKGYLLNGKVLRFAKVIVGS; encoded by the coding sequence ATGACAAGTGAAAAAGAAAAGGACAACCCTAAAGACCTGAAGGAAAAAGATCATGAAATCCATCAGGGAAGCACGGGTAATCTAAAAAGTAAAAAGAAACAAACAAGGGAAAAAGAATTGCAGGAGAACATAGAAAAGCTCAATGATAAATACCTTCGGTTATATGCCGATTTCGAGAATTACCGCAAAAGGGTGCTGAAAGAAAAAATCGAGTATAGTCATGTAGCTTCTGCCGATGTCATTGCATCACTGCTGCCAGTGCTTGACGATTTTGACAGGGCGCTGACGTTGTCGGAAACCGCGGAGAGTGTCGATGCTATCAGAGAAGGTGAAATTATCATTTATAATAAGCTGAAGAGCATCCTGGAACAAAAAGGCTTGCAGGAAATGGTGTCGAATGGCCAGCCCTTCACCACCGATTTTCATGAGGCAATCACCAGCATCCCGGCTCCTTCTGACGATATGAAAGGTAAAGTCATTGACCAGACAGAAAAAGGATATCTCCTGAATGGAAAGGTCTTACGGTTTGCAAAAGTGATAGTCGGAAGCTGA
- the dnaJ gene encoding molecular chaperone DnaJ produces MPKRDYYEILGIQKNADEQEIKKAYRQMALKHHPDKNPGDKAAEEKFKEAAEAYEVLSNAEKRRQYDRFGHEGLRGSASSGFGGGMTMDDIFRQFGDIFGDAFGSFDGFGYGTDTGYRRKRTTKGTNLRVKVKLTLEEIATGIEKKIKVEKYIPCDSCHGTGAESGSSQQTCSTCRGTGHVTRITSTFLGQMQTTSTCPACNGEGQVITRRCGKCAGHGIVQGEDIINLRIPPGVSDGMQLSISGKGNAAGKGGIPGDLIVIIEEIQHEYLFRDENNIIYEHFISIPDAAMGASIEVPTLEGKARIKIAPGTQPGKVLRLKGKGIPAFNGYGKGDLLVHINVWIPRNLSREEKEMLEKMQNSDNFKPHPTSKDRSFFDRMKEYFYSEG; encoded by the coding sequence ATGCCAAAACGCGATTATTACGAAATACTGGGTATCCAGAAAAATGCGGATGAGCAGGAGATAAAAAAAGCTTACCGGCAGATGGCTTTGAAACACCATCCGGATAAAAATCCGGGTGACAAAGCTGCTGAAGAAAAATTCAAGGAGGCTGCCGAAGCCTATGAAGTGCTCAGCAATGCCGAGAAGAGGCGGCAATATGACCGGTTTGGGCATGAAGGCCTGCGGGGCTCGGCCAGTTCAGGTTTTGGCGGTGGTATGACCATGGATGACATCTTCCGTCAGTTTGGCGATATCTTCGGCGATGCTTTTGGTTCCTTCGACGGCTTTGGCTATGGAACAGATACCGGCTACCGCCGGAAAAGGACAACAAAAGGCACCAACCTGCGGGTGAAAGTTAAACTGACCCTCGAAGAGATTGCCACCGGCATTGAGAAAAAAATTAAAGTCGAAAAATATATCCCCTGCGATTCATGTCACGGCACCGGCGCCGAAAGCGGCTCATCACAGCAGACCTGTTCCACATGCCGTGGCACCGGCCATGTGACACGTATCACCAGCACCTTTCTTGGACAAATGCAAACCACATCAACATGCCCGGCCTGTAATGGCGAAGGACAGGTCATCACACGCCGCTGTGGGAAATGTGCCGGCCATGGCATTGTCCAGGGTGAGGACATCATCAACCTCAGGATACCACCGGGCGTTTCCGACGGCATGCAGCTTTCAATATCCGGTAAAGGCAATGCCGCCGGTAAAGGTGGCATACCCGGCGACCTTATCGTCATCATCGAGGAAATTCAGCATGAATACCTGTTCAGGGATGAAAACAACATCATCTACGAGCACTTTATAAGCATTCCCGATGCAGCCATGGGTGCCAGCATCGAAGTACCCACGCTCGAAGGGAAAGCCAGAATAAAAATTGCCCCCGGAACACAACCCGGCAAAGTATTGCGTCTGAAAGGCAAAGGTATTCCGGCATTTAACGGCTACGGCAAAGGTGACCTCCTCGTGCATATTAATGTCTGGATACCACGCAACCTGAGCAGGGAAGAAAAAGAAATGCTCGAGAAAATGCAAAACTCCGACAACTTTAAACCTCATCCCACAAGCAAAGACAGAAGCTTTTTTGACAGGATGAAAGAGTATTTCTATTCGGAAGGATAG
- a CDS encoding ATP-binding cassette domain-containing protein has protein sequence MNILSAISVTKRYANHTALSNVDIAVPQQSIFGLLGPNGAGKTTFIRVITQIIAPDEGEVFFNGQKLTMDHTRLMGYLPEERGLYKKMKVGEQALYLTQLKGISKQDALKKLHTWFERFEIQPWWNRKVEELSKGMQQKVQFIITVIHEPRLLIFDEPFSGFDPINVNIIKEEILRLRDNGATIVFSTHNMASVEELCDHIALINKSVKILDGKMNEIKKAYKSNAFEIDFDGFSGDIRSVLPADYELLEKSLKDGHQKVKIRIPDGTSPNALLETLLPHISITGFHEILPSMNDIFISKVNET, from the coding sequence GTGAATATTCTTTCTGCCATATCTGTAACAAAACGTTATGCCAACCACACGGCGCTCAGCAATGTGGATATTGCAGTGCCGCAGCAGAGCATTTTTGGCTTGCTGGGACCCAACGGCGCCGGTAAGACCACCTTTATCCGTGTTATCACCCAAATCATCGCTCCTGATGAAGGCGAAGTATTCTTTAACGGACAGAAACTCACCATGGATCATACACGCCTGATGGGCTACCTTCCGGAAGAAAGAGGCTTATACAAAAAAATGAAAGTCGGCGAGCAGGCTCTATACCTGACACAGCTTAAAGGTATCAGTAAACAGGATGCCTTGAAAAAACTACATACCTGGTTTGAACGGTTCGAAATTCAACCCTGGTGGAACCGTAAAGTCGAAGAACTCTCCAAAGGCATGCAGCAAAAGGTCCAGTTCATCATTACTGTCATTCATGAACCTCGTCTGCTTATCTTCGATGAACCTTTCAGCGGCTTCGACCCCATCAATGTCAATATCATCAAGGAAGAGATACTCCGGCTCAGAGATAATGGCGCCACCATCGTCTTTTCTACCCATAATATGGCCTCAGTGGAAGAATTATGCGACCACATAGCCCTTATCAATAAATCGGTGAAAATCCTCGACGGAAAAATGAATGAGATCAAAAAGGCTTATAAGTCAAATGCCTTTGAAATAGACTTTGATGGCTTCAGCGGTGATATACGGTCTGTGCTCCCCGCTGATTATGAATTGCTTGAAAAATCGCTGAAGGATGGTCATCAGAAGGTAAAAATACGGATCCCTGATGGCACCTCACCCAATGCGTTGCTCGAAACCCTGTTGCCCCATATCAGCATCACCGGATTTCATGAAATATTACCCTCAATGAATGATATTTTCATCAGCAAAGTCAATGAAACATAA
- a CDS encoding ABC transporter permease: protein MSKIPVIIAREYLSRVRKKSFIIMTILGPVLMAAMMIVPVFMATMEGQSKKIGIIDETGLFTGKFGNEENMTFNDIPTNIETAKKTFSDSGYYALLYIPKTQAIIPTAGFIYCSRQPSLNLTVYIKNVMQKEVEHLKLTASGINEDVLNSIKTTIQLSSFKIDKSGREEKSYTEVSMVVGWVGGFLIYIFIFLYGSQVMRGVIEEKTNRIVEVIISSVKPFQLMMGKIVGVALVGLTQFLLWILLTAAIVVTFSAAFADKLTGSSAKEMIMTEQSRLVPSGDSAQSEITDISELNIAWEAVNSVNYTVVLGCFLFFFLGGYLLYASLFAAIGAAVDNEADTQQFMLPVTIPLIFALIMISFVINNPEGPAVFWLSIIPLTSPIIMMARIPFGVPYPDMILSVILLILGFLATTWMAGKIYRTGILMYGKKVSYRELWKWLKYRS from the coding sequence ATGAGTAAGATACCGGTTATTATTGCGAGGGAGTACCTTTCGAGAGTCAGGAAAAAATCCTTCATCATCATGACCATCCTTGGACCGGTCCTGATGGCAGCGATGATGATCGTTCCAGTTTTTATGGCGACGATGGAAGGCCAGTCGAAAAAAATCGGGATCATTGACGAAACCGGCCTGTTCACCGGTAAGTTTGGCAACGAAGAGAATATGACTTTTAATGATATCCCAACAAATATCGAAACGGCCAAAAAAACGTTCAGCGATAGTGGCTATTACGCCTTGCTGTATATTCCCAAAACTCAGGCCATCATTCCGACCGCCGGTTTTATATATTGCTCGCGACAACCCAGCCTGAACCTGACGGTTTACATTAAAAATGTCATGCAGAAAGAGGTTGAACATCTCAAACTGACTGCATCAGGGATAAATGAAGATGTGCTTAATTCGATAAAAACGACTATACAGCTCTCTTCATTTAAGATTGACAAGAGCGGCAGGGAAGAAAAAAGTTATACCGAGGTGAGCATGGTGGTGGGATGGGTAGGAGGATTTCTGATATATATTTTCATTTTCCTTTATGGATCGCAGGTGATGCGTGGAGTGATTGAAGAAAAGACAAACCGTATTGTAGAGGTGATCATCTCCTCTGTCAAACCATTTCAGCTGATGATGGGCAAGATCGTCGGTGTCGCATTGGTCGGGCTGACACAGTTTCTGCTTTGGATATTGCTCACTGCAGCCATTGTCGTCACTTTTTCAGCAGCTTTTGCGGATAAACTGACAGGTAGTAGCGCCAAAGAGATGATCATGACGGAACAAAGCCGGCTTGTCCCGTCGGGTGACAGTGCCCAGTCAGAAATCACCGATATAAGCGAGCTTAATATCGCCTGGGAAGCGGTAAATTCAGTCAATTATACTGTTGTCCTGGGATGTTTTCTTTTCTTTTTCCTTGGCGGATACCTGCTCTATGCCTCCTTGTTTGCCGCCATCGGCGCCGCCGTCGATAATGAAGCCGACACCCAGCAATTCATGCTGCCTGTCACCATACCGCTGATCTTCGCTCTGATTATGATATCATTTGTCATCAACAATCCCGAAGGGCCGGCAGTATTCTGGCTTTCCATCATCCCGCTGACCTCGCCCATCATCATGATGGCACGCATCCCCTTTGGTGTCCCTTATCCTGATATGATCCTCTCGGTCATCCTTCTGATCCTGGGATTCCTCGCCACAACCTGGATGGCAGGGAAAATATACCGGACAGGCATCCTCATGTACGGAAAAAAAGTGAGCTACAGGGAGCTGTGGAAATGGCTTAAATACAGATCCTGA
- a CDS encoding DegV family EDD domain-containing protein, giving the protein MNEQLSTVRSLNGKNLYYSVIAGAHKIFEHQDYLNKINVFPVADADTGTNLASTMQFIVNSPIPTGDVKVAAMAIADAAIVGARGNSGIIFAQFLYGFGNEIKGNKDIDVIRFAEIILRAVRYAYDAIANPVEGTMITVIREWAEFIYSIKNNTDNFLHLLTEALKIAKESLKETQKTLAVLAKNKVVDAGAKGFVYFLEGMIEFFKTGKLRQLIKSWKLVKAVVIPEATHGKINHRYCTEALITGEGFDNTSLKKSILHFGDSLVIAGSPQKVHVHIHTDEPAELFQILTKYGHITYQKVDDMFLQNEAAHRRKWDIGLATDSTCDLPQELMDRYQIHMVPVTLIADGTQYLDKLTITAEQFYQLIEHVKQFPTTSQPGIQEFINKYSFLASHYPSIIAVNLSKALSGTWSNSLKAAENVAGISGKKISVINSKSISGGLGLLIYRMALAIENGWTHEKIVKKTEEWIDKISVLVSPQNLKSFVRGGRVSPMKGFIANLLNLKPIITIDKEGKAIMFEKAFSQKGNIRKVLKVVKKLSDNRKIWEYAVVYSNRETKKTAEWYAIQLEKILGKKAAFIYSISPVIGIHAGRGTIALTMMFE; this is encoded by the coding sequence TTGAACGAACAACTTTCCACAGTCCGATCTCTTAACGGTAAAAATCTTTATTACAGTGTAATAGCTGGTGCTCATAAGATCTTCGAACACCAGGATTATCTGAATAAAATCAATGTATTCCCCGTTGCTGATGCCGACACAGGTACCAACCTGGCTTCGACGATGCAATTCATCGTTAATAGTCCTATTCCTACCGGCGATGTCAAAGTCGCTGCCATGGCTATTGCCGACGCCGCCATTGTCGGGGCAAGAGGAAATTCAGGCATCATTTTCGCCCAGTTCCTGTATGGATTTGGCAATGAGATAAAAGGCAACAAGGATATTGATGTGATCAGATTCGCCGAGATCATTTTAAGAGCTGTTCGTTACGCTTATGATGCCATCGCCAATCCCGTTGAAGGCACAATGATCACAGTGATCAGGGAATGGGCAGAGTTTATTTATTCGATAAAAAACAATACCGATAACTTCCTGCACCTCCTCACCGAGGCTCTGAAGATAGCCAAGGAGTCACTAAAGGAAACCCAGAAAACACTGGCTGTCCTCGCAAAGAACAAAGTAGTGGATGCAGGTGCCAAAGGATTTGTGTATTTCCTCGAAGGGATGATCGAATTTTTCAAAACCGGCAAGCTGCGACAGTTGATCAAATCGTGGAAACTTGTGAAAGCGGTTGTAATACCGGAGGCTACACACGGCAAAATCAATCACCGCTATTGTACCGAAGCGCTGATTACCGGCGAAGGTTTCGACAATACATCCCTGAAAAAATCCATCTTGCACTTCGGCGATTCCCTGGTCATCGCCGGCTCCCCTCAAAAAGTGCATGTCCACATCCACACCGATGAGCCTGCTGAACTTTTCCAGATACTCACAAAATACGGACATATCACCTATCAGAAAGTGGACGACATGTTCCTGCAGAATGAAGCAGCACACCGGCGTAAATGGGATATAGGACTGGCGACTGATTCGACCTGCGACCTGCCACAGGAACTCATGGACAGATATCAGATACACATGGTTCCGGTTACACTCATTGCCGACGGAACACAATACCTCGACAAGCTGACCATCACTGCTGAACAGTTCTACCAGCTAATCGAACACGTCAAACAATTCCCTACAACTTCGCAGCCCGGCATCCAGGAATTTATCAATAAATACAGTTTTCTGGCTTCCCATTATCCTTCCATCATCGCTGTGAATCTTTCCAAAGCCCTGAGTGGCACATGGTCGAATAGCTTAAAAGCAGCCGAAAATGTGGCTGGTATTTCAGGTAAAAAAATATCGGTTATCAACTCCAAAAGTATTTCAGGAGGGCTGGGATTACTCATATACCGCATGGCTCTGGCCATCGAAAATGGATGGACGCATGAAAAAATCGTGAAAAAAACAGAGGAATGGATTGATAAGATTAGCGTCCTGGTGAGTCCACAAAACCTTAAATCATTCGTCAGAGGCGGTCGTGTCAGCCCCATGAAGGGATTTATCGCCAACCTGCTCAATCTTAAACCCATCATTACAATCGATAAGGAGGGGAAAGCCATTATGTTTGAAAAAGCATTCAGCCAGAAAGGAAACATCCGTAAAGTACTCAAGGTGGTGAAAAAACTTAGCGACAACCGAAAAATCTGGGAATATGCTGTAGTCTATTCAAACAGAGAAACAAAGAAAACGGCCGAATGGTACGCCATCCAGCTCGAAAAAATCCTTGGGAAGAAAGCGGCATTTATCTATAGCATATCCCCAGTCATAGGTATACATGCCGGTAGGGGAACTATCGCCCTGACCATGATGTTCGAATGA
- a CDS encoding acetate--CoA ligase family protein, whose amino-acid sequence MINKQLIDPESIVVVGASNDVGKPGGKILKNILDGNFKGRLYVVNPKETMVQGIKSYQDIRDIPDADLAVIAIAAPLIPDTVDILTTHKNTKAFIIISAGFSEESEEGRKLEQRIVAAVNAVGGALIGPNCIGILTPNHQSIFTEPIPKLAVRGCSLVSGSGATACFIMEAGIQKGLTFSSVISVGNSAQMGVEEIVKFMDETYDPQTSADIKLLYIENLGKPAMLLKHATSLIQKGCKIAAIKAGSSEAGMRAASSHTGALASPDMAVDALFRKAGIVRCYGREELIAVASVFMNKDLIGPNIAVISHAGGPAVMLTDTLAENGMAIPRLEGPASAELKKHLFPGSSVANPIDFLATGTAEQLGTIIDFAENKFDDIHGMAVIFGTPGLKKIFDVYEVLDKKMDTCRKPVYPILPSVTTANEEIKAFLSRGRSFFSDEVTLGKAIAKVYHTPRPSFGHTDLPAIDKTAVRTIIDSSPDGYLTPELAGNLLDAAGILRVAECVVATREEAIAAAQHTGYPLVMKVVGPVHKTDVKGVSLNIINEEELLSEYDRMIRIKGTTALLIQPMLSGVELFAGAKYEDKFGHIILCGLGGVFIEVMKDISAMMAPVSSKETLTMIHALKGYDMIKGIRGMAGVNDEAFASILCRLSALLDAAPEIMEMDINPLICKNNQITAADVRIFIKKSSFNCETCF is encoded by the coding sequence ATGATCAACAAACAACTCATCGATCCCGAAAGTATTGTTGTTGTAGGTGCATCAAATGACGTTGGCAAGCCTGGCGGGAAGATACTTAAAAACATTCTTGACGGAAATTTCAAAGGCCGGCTGTATGTGGTTAATCCAAAGGAAACTATGGTGCAGGGCATTAAAAGTTATCAGGACATCAGGGACATTCCTGATGCTGACCTGGCTGTTATAGCCATTGCTGCGCCACTTATTCCCGATACTGTTGATATTCTTACCACACATAAGAACACCAAGGCATTTATTATCATCTCTGCAGGCTTCAGTGAAGAAAGTGAAGAAGGCCGTAAGCTGGAACAACGGATCGTCGCTGCGGTTAATGCGGTCGGCGGTGCCCTTATCGGGCCCAACTGCATCGGCATTCTAACCCCCAACCATCAAAGCATTTTCACCGAGCCTATCCCCAAGCTTGCCGTCAGGGGCTGCAGCCTGGTGTCGGGTTCAGGCGCTACGGCCTGTTTCATTATGGAAGCCGGTATTCAAAAGGGGCTCACTTTCTCGAGTGTCATCTCGGTCGGTAATAGTGCACAAATGGGTGTAGAAGAGATCGTAAAGTTTATGGATGAAACCTATGATCCTCAAACCAGTGCAGACATCAAACTCTTATATATTGAAAACCTGGGCAAGCCGGCCATGCTTCTGAAGCATGCGACATCGCTGATACAAAAAGGTTGTAAGATCGCTGCCATAAAAGCAGGTTCTTCCGAAGCCGGGATGCGTGCAGCTTCCTCTCATACCGGCGCCCTGGCCAGCCCTGATATGGCTGTTGACGCCCTGTTCCGCAAGGCTGGCATCGTCAGATGCTATGGCCGCGAGGAACTTATCGCTGTGGCTTCCGTTTTTATGAATAAAGACCTTATAGGTCCCAATATCGCGGTGATCTCCCATGCCGGTGGCCCCGCCGTCATGCTCACCGACACCCTGGCAGAAAATGGAATGGCCATACCCCGTTTAGAAGGGCCGGCATCTGCAGAACTTAAAAAACACCTCTTCCCCGGATCATCCGTTGCTAATCCCATCGACTTCCTCGCCACCGGCACCGCAGAACAGCTCGGAACCATCATCGATTTCGCCGAAAATAAATTCGACGACATCCACGGCATGGCAGTCATCTTCGGCACACCAGGATTAAAAAAAATCTTTGATGTCTATGAAGTGTTGGATAAAAAGATGGATACATGCCGGAAGCCTGTCTACCCTATTCTCCCATCCGTCACCACAGCCAATGAGGAAATTAAGGCATTCCTCTCTCGTGGCAGGTCATTTTTCTCAGATGAAGTGACACTTGGAAAAGCTATTGCAAAGGTCTACCACACACCTCGTCCCTCTTTCGGACATACAGATTTACCAGCAATCGACAAAACTGCCGTCAGAACTATCATCGACAGTTCACCCGATGGATATCTCACACCGGAACTGGCCGGAAACCTGCTGGATGCCGCAGGTATACTTCGTGTAGCTGAATGTGTTGTGGCAACAAGGGAAGAGGCAATTGCAGCTGCCCAGCACACCGGATATCCGTTGGTGATGAAAGTCGTCGGACCAGTGCATAAGACAGACGTAAAGGGTGTGTCCTTAAATATCATTAATGAAGAGGAACTTCTGTCGGAATACGACAGGATGATACGTATCAAGGGCACCACTGCCCTTCTTATCCAGCCCATGCTGTCAGGAGTGGAATTATTCGCAGGTGCGAAATATGAGGATAAATTCGGTCACATAATCCTTTGCGGCCTCGGTGGAGTGTTTATCGAAGTCATGAAAGATATCAGCGCTATGATGGCACCGGTTAGCAGCAAAGAGACTCTGACCATGATACACGCATTGAAGGGATACGACATGATCAAAGGTATCAGAGGCATGGCAGGTGTTAATGACGAAGCCTTTGCCTCTATCCTTTGCAGACTATCAGCATTACTCGACGCAGCTCCCGAGATCATGGAGATGGACATCAACCCGCTTATCTGTAAAAACAACCAAATCACCGCCGCAGATGTCCGTATTTTTATAAAAAAATCTTCCTTTAATTGTGAAACGTGTTTCTGA
- a CDS encoding pyridoxal phosphate-dependent aminotransferase, with product MKDTPINFDVVNQIISESLIREFDKTSIRMIKKLVDDIEKATGERFVRMEMGVPGLPPSSIGIEAEIEAHKKGLAAIYPDIEGVSVLKEEVSRFVKLFLNIDLHPQGCIPVTGSMMASFVSFMIASRLHEGKDTTLFIDPGFPVHKLQHQILGIKYETFDVYDYRGDKLRDKMESYLKKGNISSIIYCNPNNPSWICFTDKELQIIGDLANKYDVLVIEDLAYFAMDFRKNYGIPGQPPYQPSASQYTENFILLISSSKIFSYAGQRVGVIVLSDKVYNLKSPNLFKHFSIDTFGIAVVFGIVYPVSAGTAHTPQYALAAMLKAVNDGKYIFLDEVKEYAEKAHIMKKLFTDNGFKIVYDMDEDMPIADGFYFTVSYPGMTAETLLLELLYYGISAISLTICSSQRSEGIRACVSLVRREQFPALEYRLKCFRKDHPVKN from the coding sequence ATGAAGGATACACCTATCAATTTTGATGTAGTAAATCAAATAATTTCCGAAAGCCTTATAAGAGAGTTCGACAAGACATCTATCCGTATGATAAAAAAACTTGTTGACGATATCGAAAAAGCGACAGGAGAACGGTTCGTCCGCATGGAGATGGGAGTACCTGGCCTGCCTCCTTCCTCCATTGGCATTGAAGCGGAAATAGAAGCTCATAAGAAAGGATTGGCTGCCATTTATCCCGACATCGAGGGCGTTTCTGTATTGAAAGAGGAAGTATCGCGGTTTGTGAAATTATTCCTCAATATCGACCTGCATCCGCAGGGCTGTATTCCCGTTACAGGATCAATGATGGCAAGCTTCGTGTCGTTTATGATTGCCAGCCGTCTTCATGAGGGCAAGGACACCACACTTTTCATCGATCCCGGTTTCCCCGTACATAAACTGCAGCACCAGATACTGGGCATCAAGTATGAAACATTCGATGTTTATGATTACAGGGGCGATAAGCTCAGGGATAAGATGGAATCGTACCTGAAAAAGGGTAATATATCCTCCATCATATATTGCAATCCCAATAATCCTTCATGGATTTGCTTTACTGACAAAGAATTACAGATTATCGGCGACCTGGCAAACAAATACGATGTCCTGGTGATTGAAGACCTGGCTTATTTTGCCATGGATTTCAGGAAGAATTACGGGATACCCGGGCAGCCGCCATATCAGCCATCGGCATCACAATATACTGAGAACTTTATACTTCTGATATCCAGCTCAAAAATATTCAGCTATGCCGGACAGCGCGTCGGCGTAATCGTTCTGTCCGACAAGGTCTATAATCTTAAATCGCCCAATCTGTTTAAACATTTCAGCATCGATACATTTGGAATTGCTGTCGTATTCGGCATTGTCTATCCGGTGAGTGCAGGCACAGCGCACACACCCCAATATGCACTTGCCGCCATGCTGAAAGCTGTTAATGACGGCAAATACATTTTCCTGGATGAAGTAAAGGAATACGCTGAAAAAGCGCACATCATGAAAAAGCTTTTCACCGACAATGGCTTTAAAATCGTCTACGACATGGATGAAGACATGCCCATTGCTGACGGTTTTTATTTTACTGTCTCTTATCCCGGCATGACGGCTGAGACTCTCCTGCTGGAACTCTTATATTATGGAATAAGCGCCATTTCACTCACGATATGCAGCAGCCAGCGCTCCGAAGGCATACGTGCCTGTGTATCTCTGGTCCGGCGTGAACAGTTCCCGGCGCTGGAATACAGGCTGAAGTGTTTCAGAAAGGATCATCCGGTAAAAAATTAG
- a CDS encoding 4Fe-4S binding protein → MAKVRGAIVVDIEKCKGCEVCIGACPTQVIALTGQVNGKGYRYAYMQNPEVCTGCTNCAVVCPDGVITVYRIKTEG, encoded by the coding sequence ATGGCAAAAGTCAGAGGCGCTATTGTAGTTGATATTGAAAAATGCAAGGGTTGCGAAGTATGTATCGGAGCCTGCCCAACACAAGTCATCGCATTGACCGGGCAAGTCAATGGTAAGGGATACCGCTATGCATACATGCAAAATCCTGAGGTATGCACAGGTTGCACCAACTGCGCTGTCGTATGCCCTGATGGTGTGATCACTGTTTACAGAATTAAAACTGAAGGTTAG
- a CDS encoding 3-methyl-2-oxobutanoate dehydrogenase subunit VorB: MGELRLMKGNEAIGEAAIRAGVDGYFGYPITPQSEIIEYLMAEKPHERTGMVVLQAESEVASINMVYGAAATGKKAMTTSSSPGVSLMMEGLSYCAGAEIPCVVVNVVRGGPGLGTIQPSQADYFQATKGGGHGDYRLIVLAPASVQEMSDFVKLAFHLAFKYRNPVMILSDGVIGQMMEKVELFEPIPRWTEEEITRLSPWATTGKTKNRERNIITSLDLDPARHEKHNIKLQEKYAKIVENEVLCEKINCDDAEYLIVAYGCSARIAQKTLDLARAKGIKLGLLRAITLWPFPTKPIQELLGHIKGILTCELSAGQMVEDVRLAVGNNIPVKHYGRMGGMLFTPDEILHVLEQKIIGG, encoded by the coding sequence ATGGGTGAACTGCGATTAATGAAAGGTAATGAGGCTATAGGGGAAGCGGCAATACGTGCCGGTGTGGATGGGTATTTTGGTTATCCCATCACGCCCCAGTCGGAAATCATCGAATACCTGATGGCCGAGAAGCCTCATGAACGCACAGGCATGGTTGTATTACAGGCCGAAAGCGAAGTGGCATCCATAAACATGGTTTATGGAGCAGCAGCGACAGGTAAAAAGGCGATGACCACCTCATCAAGTCCCGGCGTGAGCCTCATGATGGAGGGACTGTCATATTGTGCCGGCGCTGAAATTCCGTGTGTCGTTGTGAATGTGGTCAGGGGAGGGCCGGGGCTGGGCACCATACAGCCGTCGCAAGCCGACTATTTCCAGGCCACAAAAGGCGGCGGACATGGCGACTACCGCCTCATCGTCCTCGCACCCGCCTCCGTACAGGAAATGTCCGACTTCGTCAAACTCGCCTTTCACCTGGCATTTAAATACCGTAATCCTGTCATGATCCTGTCGGATGGCGTCATCGGTCAAATGATGGAAAAAGTTGAACTCTTCGAACCAATACCACGGTGGACTGAAGAGGAAATCACCAGGTTATCGCCATGGGCAACAACGGGCAAAACCAAAAACCGCGAGAGAAATATCATCACCTCCCTCGACCTCGACCCCGCACGCCATGAAAAACATAATATCAAATTACAGGAGAAATACGCGAAAATTGTTGAAAACGAAGTTCTATGCGAAAAGATAAATTGTGATGATGCGGAATACCTTATTGTGGCTTATGGCTGCAGTGCACGTATAGCACAGAAAACACTTGACCTGGCCAGGGCTAAAGGTATTAAACTGGGTTTGTTAAGGGCTATCACCCTTTGGCCTTTCCCGACAAAACCAATACAGGAGCTTCTGGGACATATAAAAGGCATTCTCACATGCGAACTCAGCGCCGGACAAATGGTGGAAGATGTACGCCTGGCAGTGGGAAACAATATACCTGTGAAACATTATGGCCGTATGGGAGGCATGCTTTTCACTCCCGATGAAATCCTGCATGTTCTCGAACAAAAAATCATAGGAGGATAA